The Brassica oleracea var. oleracea cultivar TO1000 chromosome C6, BOL, whole genome shotgun sequence genome includes a region encoding these proteins:
- the LOC106298114 gene encoding uncharacterized protein LOC106298114, producing the protein MKLAEYLYMLKLANPGTIADIETEVDDEGVERFLYMFFAFGASIKGFQKLRHVLVVDGTHLSVKYKGVLLTASRQDGNFQVFPMAFAIVDSEDIEAWTWFLQKVERLLADSSNLAIISDRATSIANAVSCVYPQAHHGFCIVHLARNVNARFSSKGLARLVTAAVTAHRMRDYKNFCDKIRASNNECGVYLGKIGSARWSRTYFGGQRYNIMTSNIAEQLNNALVEGRSSPIIELVMFIQGMMTRWFSARRKKANKHRGLMTIEVDKVMTKTMAMFRGSKVNSISSWSCQVVGKFGGSESVQLEQKKCTCKYFDNMKIPCGHAMIAADNMGLAYETMVGHWYKTVAWRETYAGIICPIGDPRDEDIPDDIRDATLMPTLTKRPPGRHRTKRFPSTGEMPVDTLVEISVGLFNKCDYPSLC; encoded by the coding sequence ATGAAGCTAGCTGAGTATCTTTATATGCTGAAACTTGCTAATCCCGGGACGATAGCTGATATTGAGACAGAGGTGGACGACGAGGGTGTGGAGCGGTTCCTTTACATGTTTTTTGCGTTTGGGGCATCTATTAAGGGGTTTCAGAAGCTGAGGCATGTGTTGGTTGTTGACGGCACACATCTAAGTGTGAAGTACAAGGGAGTGTTGCTTACAGCAAGTAGACAAGATGGCAATTTCCAAGTGTTTCCTATGGCATTTGCAATAGTAGACAGTGAGGATATTGAGGCTTGGACGTGGTTTCTGCAGAAAGTTGAGAGGCTATTGGCAGATTCAAGCAACCTTGCTATAATATCAGACAGGGCCACTTCAATTGCCAACGCGGTCAGCTGTGTGTATCCACAAGCCCATCATGGGTTTTGTATCGTCCATTTGGCCAGGAACGTGAATGCTAGGTTTTCTAGTAAGGGGTTAGCGAGGCTGGTGACTGCGGCTGTGACTGCGCATAGGATGAGAGATTACAAAAACTTCTGTGACAAGATCAGGGCGTCAAACAACGAATGTGGGGTCTATTTGGGGAAGATAGGGTCTGCACGTTGGTCTAGAACGTACTTTGGGGGGCAGAGGTATAATATAATGACTAGTAACATAGCTGAACAGCTTAACAACGCGTTGGTAGAGGGTAGGTCGTCCCCAATAATTGAGTTGGTGATGTTCATACAAGGGATGATGACAAGGTGGTTCAGTGCAAGACGTAAGAAGGCCAATAAGCACCGGGGTTTGATGACAATAGAAGTCGATAAAGTGATGACGAAGACCATGGCGATGTTTAGGGGCAGCAAGGTTAACTCTATTTCTAGCTGGAGCTGCCAAGTTGTTGGGAAGTTTGGTGGTTCTGAGAGTGTTCAGTTGGAGCAGAAGAAGTGTACTTGCAAGTACTTTGACAACATGAAGATACCATGTGGACATGCCATGATTGCAGCCGACAACATGGGGCTCGCATATGAGACTATGGTAGGACATTGGTACAAGACGGTGGCGTGGAGGGAAACCTATGCAGGTATTATTTGCCCAATTGGCGACCCTAGAGACGAAGATATTCCAGACGATATCAGGGATGCAACGTTAATGCCAACATTGACTAAGAGGCCACCAGGAAGGCATAGGACCAAAAGATTCCCCTCGACAGGGGAGATGCCGGTAGATACTCTTGTTGAAATTAGTGTGGGATTATTTAATAAATGTGACTATCCATCTTTGTGCTAA